A window of Kineococcus sp. NBC_00420 genomic DNA:
GTCGTCCTGCTGGTGATCGGTGGCGGCGGCAGCCAGACCGCGTTCGGTGCCCTGATCGGGGGCGGGGTGACGGCCGTCGCCGTCTACCTGCTCTCCAGCCGCGGCGGGGTCCAGGGCTACCGGCTGATCCTCGTCGGGATCGGCGTCACCGCGGTGCTGCAGGCCGTCAACGACTACCTGCTGACCCGCTCCCGCGTCGAGGACGCCCAGCAGGCGCAGGTCTGGATCACGGGGTCGCTCAACGGCCGCGGCTGGGAGCAGGCGACCCCGTTGGGCCTCGGACTGGCGGTCCTGGTCCCGCTCGCGCTGCTGAGCAGCCGCTCGCTGACCATGCTCGACCTCGGCGACGACGCGTCGCGCGCCCTCGGGGTGGACGTCGGCCGCACCCGGTCGACCGTCCTGGTCGTCGCCACCGCCATGACGGCGCTGGCCGCGATGGCCGCCGGCCCGATCGCCTTCGTGGCCCTCGCCGCCCCGCAGGTGGCCCGGCGGATGACCCGCGCCGTCGGGGCCGGACTGGTGGCCGCAGGGCTCACCGGGGCGCTCATGGTGCTGGTCAGCGACTTCGTGGCGCAGCGCCTCTTCGCGCCGACCCAGCTGCCCGTGGGGGTGGTGACCGGCGCCGTCGGTGGCCTCTACCTGGCGTGGCTGCTGGCCACCCAGTGGCGACGGGGCCGCGGCTGATGACTCCGACTGCGAGAGAACGGAACGACGTGACCCGGAACCGTCTGCGCGGCGAGAACCTGACCCTCGCCTACGACGATCGCACCATCACCGAGGACCTCGGGATCGAGATCCCCGACGGGTCCTTCACAGTCATCATCGGCCCGAACGCCTGCGGCAAGTCCACGCTGCTGCGGGCCCTGGCCCGGATGCTGAAACCCCGGAAGGGCACCGTGTTCCTCGACGGCGAGCAGATCCACTCGCTGCCCAGCAAGGAGGTCGCCCGCCGGCTGGGGCTGCTGCCGCAGACGGCGACGGCCCCCGACGGCATCACCGTCGCCGACCTGGTCGCCCGAGGCCGCTTCCCGCACCAGAAGTTGCTGCGGCAGTGGTCGAAGGACGACGAACGCGCCGTCGACGCGGCGATGGCGTCCACCCAGGTCACCGACCTCGCCGAGCGCAGCGTGGACGAACTGTCCGGCGGGCAGCGCCAGCGGGTCTGGATCGCGATGGCCCTGGCCCAGGAGACCCCCATCCTGCTGCTCGACGAGCCGACGACGTACCTCGACATCGCCCACCAGATCGAGATCCTGAACCTCTGCGCGCGCCTGCACGAGGAGCAGGACCGCACGATGGTCGCCGTCCTGCACGACCTCAACCACGCCACCCGCTACGCGACCCACCTCGTGGCGTTGAAGGAGGGCCGGGTCGTGGCCCAGGGCGACCCGCACGAGATCGTCACCAGCGAGCTCATCGAGGACGTCTTCGGCCTGCCCTGCGTCGTCATCCCCGACCCCGAGACCGGCACCCCGCTGGTCGTCCCCCGGGCCCGGACGAGCCGGCTCGGCCAGGACGCCGCCACCCGCGGCCACGTCGCCGGGTCGCCCCAGGCACGCCCTGCCGGACGTGTCGGGGGCGCAGGCGTTTAGCGTGTCGGGGATGCAGCCCGCAACGGTCGGACGACTCGGCCTCGTCGTCCACCCCGTGCGCGACACCTCCGCCGAGGCCGACCTCGTGGTGGCCTGGGCCGCGGAGCACGGCAAGGAGGTCGTCGGGCTGCGGACCGACGTCACCCGGCTGCCCGCGGGAGTCCTCGGGGTGGGCGAGGACGAGTTCGCCTCCACCGTCGACGCCGTCGTCAGCCTCGGTGGGGACGGCACGATGCTGGGCGCGCTGCGCCTCGTCGTCGCCCGCGGGGTGCCGGTGCTCGGGGTGAACCTCGGTCACCTGGGGTTCCTCGTCGAGCTCGAACCCCGCGAACTGCCCGGCGCGCTGGAGCGCATCGCCGCCGGGGACTTCACCGTCGAACCCCACCTGTGCCTGCGCACCGAACTGCGCACGGGCGACACCCTCGAGCAGGCCGTCGCCTTCAACGACATCGCCCTGGCCCGCACCCCGGGGCGGGGGACGGTGACGGCCGCGCTGTCGGTCGCCGGCCAGCGCATCGGCTACCTGCGCTGCGACGCGATCGTCCTCGCGACCCCGACGGGCTCGACGGCCTACAGCTACGCCGCCGGCGGTCCGGTCGTCTCCCCCGGAGCCGACACCCTGCTGGTGACGCCGGTCGCGCCGATGTCCGGCATCGCCCGGCCCATCGTGCTCGGGGTGGAGGAGACCGTCCGGATCGAACTGCTGGAGTCCTCCGGGCCGCCCGTCGTCGAGATCGACGGGATCGCCTCCGGCGAGCTGCTGCCGGGGTCGGTCATCGAGGTCCGCGCCGAGCGCGACGCGGGGCACGTCATCCGCTTCGACGCCGCGGGCCACGGACGCCGGTCCCGGGTGAAGCTCAGCCTGCTCGACCTGCCGCTGCTCCCGGACGAGATGCTCGAGCTCGTCCCGAAGGAGATGCGGCCCAACGAGTCCACGCGTTCCCGCTGACCCGCTGACCCGCGCCGCAGCCTCCCCGGCCCGGATCAGCCGGCGGTGGGGTCGGTCGTGGGGATCCCGCTGGGCCGACTGAGGGCGGCGTCGGAACTGTCCGAGGTCGGTGTCGCCACGGCGGCGGCGTCCTGCTGAGCGGTCGCCTCGCCCGAGGACGAACTGCTCGAGGAACTGCTGGACGACGACCCGCTGCCGGTCGGTGACGAGGAACTCGTCGCCGTGCTCCTCGAGGTCGGGTCGTCGGTGGCCGTCCCGGAGCTCGTCGG
This region includes:
- a CDS encoding ABC transporter ATP-binding protein → MTPTARERNDVTRNRLRGENLTLAYDDRTITEDLGIEIPDGSFTVIIGPNACGKSTLLRALARMLKPRKGTVFLDGEQIHSLPSKEVARRLGLLPQTATAPDGITVADLVARGRFPHQKLLRQWSKDDERAVDAAMASTQVTDLAERSVDELSGGQRQRVWIAMALAQETPILLLDEPTTYLDIAHQIEILNLCARLHEEQDRTMVAVLHDLNHATRYATHLVALKEGRVVAQGDPHEIVTSELIEDVFGLPCVVIPDPETGTPLVVPRARTSRLGQDAATRGHVAGSPQARPAGRVGGAGV
- a CDS encoding NAD(+)/NADH kinase produces the protein MQPATVGRLGLVVHPVRDTSAEADLVVAWAAEHGKEVVGLRTDVTRLPAGVLGVGEDEFASTVDAVVSLGGDGTMLGALRLVVARGVPVLGVNLGHLGFLVELEPRELPGALERIAAGDFTVEPHLCLRTELRTGDTLEQAVAFNDIALARTPGRGTVTAALSVAGQRIGYLRCDAIVLATPTGSTAYSYAAGGPVVSPGADTLLVTPVAPMSGIARPIVLGVEETVRIELLESSGPPVVEIDGIASGELLPGSVIEVRAERDAGHVIRFDAAGHGRRSRVKLSLLDLPLLPDEMLELVPKEMRPNESTRSR
- a CDS encoding FecCD family ABC transporter permease, whose protein sequence is MASVPPLRTADQARTGRTVRAGRGISLRIEGRSLLVCLGLLAALAGVVTLSLTTGDYPISVPDVVRTLLGQGSRADGFIVLGLRLPRVVTGLLVGLALGMAGAVFQLVTRNPLGSPDVIGFTSGAVTGALVVLLVIGGGGSQTAFGALIGGGVTAVAVYLLSSRGGVQGYRLILVGIGVTAVLQAVNDYLLTRSRVEDAQQAQVWITGSLNGRGWEQATPLGLGLAVLVPLALLSSRSLTMLDLGDDASRALGVDVGRTRSTVLVVATAMTALAAMAAGPIAFVALAAPQVARRMTRAVGAGLVAAGLTGALMVLVSDFVAQRLFAPTQLPVGVVTGAVGGLYLAWLLATQWRRGRG